Proteins from a genomic interval of Candidatus Edwardsbacteria bacterium RifOxyA12_full_54_48:
- a CDS encoding phenylalanine--tRNA ligase subunit beta: protein MKITYNWLKEFIDFDWTVKELSDKLTFSGIEVEAVEPLSGGDHLLDLEITPNRPDCLSLLGIARDIRALAGGNITPPDCTVAEKGQPVDQLAKLTIEDGAGCPRYLARVITGVKVAESPGWLKAKIESIGLRPINNVADATNLVMYELGHPLHAFDHDKLADHTIIVRRARPNENFTTLDGVERKLSAENLVIADAKRPVALAGIMGGLESEISDHTKNVLLESAYFDPNLIRRGSRLLGLQTEASYRFERGADPLILKKAADRAAKLIAELAGGQVATGVLDVAKAEFPEYRQLSLRPEKASSLLGVDIPADRMIEILNALEIKAQKAGDIIEVQVPSFRSDIEREVDLIEEVGRIYGYDNLPGERIEPWAVPAVKRPKDIFLAGVSKAMTGQGFSEHYGLTLTDPGKLETLDLSPAFPSQPAVELVNPISSDQSALRTILLPGLLEAAGQNLNNGRAGVRLFEMGKIFRPQKPSPDEGLHLGALLCGQASGQAWDAKPEAADFFDIKGALQFLLDSLGLAEAEFAAEKIPALHPGRSAVVRVDKKILGCCGELDPATSAKMGLKERIYYLEIDLALLMELSGAKQNRYRELPKYPSIKRDLALELPVETECRRVIELIGQLAGGELESVSLFDLYQGKQIEPGRKSMAFSLVYRAADRTLTDAEVSGIHQKVVEGLKGELQAHIR, encoded by the coding sequence ATGAAGATAACCTATAACTGGCTCAAGGAATTCATAGATTTCGACTGGACGGTCAAGGAGCTGTCCGACAAGCTGACCTTCTCCGGCATCGAGGTGGAGGCGGTCGAGCCTTTGTCCGGCGGCGACCACCTGCTGGATCTGGAGATCACCCCCAACCGGCCGGACTGCCTGTCCCTGCTGGGCATTGCCCGGGACATCAGGGCCCTGGCCGGCGGGAATATCACCCCGCCCGACTGCACGGTGGCCGAGAAAGGCCAGCCGGTCGACCAGCTGGCCAAATTGACCATCGAGGACGGGGCGGGCTGCCCCCGGTATCTGGCCCGGGTGATCACCGGGGTCAAAGTAGCCGAATCCCCCGGCTGGCTTAAAGCCAAGATCGAGAGCATAGGGCTGCGCCCTATCAATAACGTGGCGGATGCGACCAATCTGGTGATGTATGAATTGGGCCATCCGCTTCATGCGTTTGATCATGATAAACTGGCCGACCACACCATCATAGTAAGGCGGGCCAGGCCCAATGAGAATTTCACCACCCTGGACGGAGTGGAGCGCAAATTATCGGCTGAAAACCTGGTGATCGCCGATGCCAAGCGGCCGGTGGCCCTGGCCGGCATCATGGGCGGGCTGGAATCGGAGATATCGGACCACACCAAAAACGTCCTTTTGGAGAGCGCCTATTTCGATCCCAACCTGATACGCCGGGGCAGCCGGCTGTTGGGCCTCCAGACCGAGGCCTCATACCGCTTCGAGCGGGGGGCCGATCCGCTGATCCTTAAAAAAGCGGCCGATAGGGCCGCCAAACTGATAGCCGAACTGGCCGGAGGCCAGGTAGCGACCGGGGTGCTGGATGTGGCCAAAGCGGAATTTCCCGAATACCGCCAGCTGTCGTTGCGTCCCGAGAAGGCCAGCAGTCTTTTGGGAGTGGATATCCCGGCCGACCGGATGATCGAAATACTCAATGCCCTGGAAATAAAAGCTCAAAAGGCTGGAGACATCATAGAAGTTCAAGTGCCCAGTTTCCGCAGCGATATCGAGCGGGAGGTGGACCTGATAGAAGAGGTGGGCCGGATCTACGGCTACGACAACCTGCCCGGGGAGCGGATCGAACCCTGGGCGGTGCCGGCCGTCAAGCGCCCCAAGGACATCTTCCTGGCCGGGGTCTCAAAAGCCATGACCGGCCAAGGGTTCTCCGAGCATTACGGCCTGACCCTGACAGACCCGGGCAAACTGGAGACTTTGGACCTGTCGCCGGCCTTCCCGTCCCAACCGGCGGTGGAGCTGGTCAATCCCATCTCCTCGGACCAATCAGCCCTCAGGACGATTTTGCTGCCGGGGCTTTTGGAGGCCGCCGGACAGAACCTGAACAACGGCCGCGCCGGCGTCAGGCTTTTCGAGATGGGTAAAATATTCCGGCCCCAAAAGCCGTCTCCGGACGAAGGCCTTCATCTGGGAGCCCTGTTGTGCGGCCAGGCATCCGGCCAAGCATGGGACGCCAAACCCGAGGCGGCCGATTTCTTCGACATCAAGGGCGCTTTGCAGTTCCTGCTGGATTCCCTGGGCCTGGCCGAGGCCGAATTTGCCGCAGAAAAGATCCCGGCCCTGCATCCCGGCCGTTCGGCCGTGGTCAGGGTCGATAAGAAGATACTGGGCTGCTGCGGCGAGCTGGATCCGGCGACCTCGGCCAAGATGGGGCTTAAGGAACGGATATATTATCTGGAGATCGATCTGGCACTTCTGATGGAGCTGTCCGGAGCGAAACAGAACAGATACCGGGAGTTGCCGAAATACCCGTCAATAAAGCGTGACCTGGCCCTGGAGCTGCCGGTGGAAACGGAATGCCGGCGGGTGATCGAACTGATCGGACAGCTGGCCGGCGGCGAACTGGAGTCGGTGTCATTATTCGACCTGTACCAGGGAAAGCAGAT
- a CDS encoding phenylalanine--tRNA ligase subunit alpha: MKDKLATIGAEAEERISGCRSLAELEALRVLYLGRKGELTELLKSVSSLPPEERPSFGAVTNQLKVRIGELLDARKAGLSTTELEFRHSQEAVDVTLPGRRPFAGHRHPLSQLLEEISDIFHGMGFSVAEGPDAESSRNNFDALNTPQNHPSRDMQDTFYLNDDQSLLMRTHTSPVQIRTMRSQPPPVRIIAPGRCYRRDAIDASHMPVFHQCEGLYVDRKASLADLKGILNYFARQLLGEKVKIRFRPHFFPFTEPSVEYDFSCLFCGGQGCRVCKQSGWLEISGAGMVDPNVFKNVGYDPEVYQGFAWGLGLERVAMLRYGINDIRLFYQGDLRFLEQF; encoded by the coding sequence ATGAAAGATAAACTGGCAACAATAGGAGCCGAAGCCGAGGAGAGGATCTCCGGCTGCCGGTCCCTGGCCGAGCTGGAGGCCCTGAGGGTCCTGTATCTGGGGCGCAAGGGGGAGCTGACCGAGCTTTTAAAGTCGGTTTCCTCCCTGCCGCCGGAGGAGAGGCCTTCATTCGGGGCCGTCACCAACCAGCTCAAGGTGCGGATCGGTGAATTGCTGGATGCCAGGAAGGCCGGGCTGTCCACCACCGAACTTGAGTTCCGGCACAGCCAGGAGGCGGTGGACGTCACCCTGCCGGGGCGGCGGCCTTTTGCCGGGCACCGGCACCCCCTGTCCCAGCTGCTGGAGGAGATCTCGGACATCTTCCACGGGATGGGCTTCTCGGTGGCCGAGGGCCCGGACGCGGAATCGTCCCGGAATAATTTCGACGCCCTGAACACGCCGCAGAACCACCCCTCGCGGGACATGCAGGATACCTTCTACCTCAATGATGACCAGAGCCTGCTGATGAGGACCCATACCTCCCCGGTGCAGATAAGGACCATGAGGTCCCAGCCGCCGCCGGTCAGGATCATCGCCCCAGGCCGGTGCTACCGGCGGGATGCCATCGATGCTTCGCATATGCCGGTGTTCCACCAATGCGAGGGGCTGTACGTGGACAGGAAGGCCAGCCTGGCCGACCTGAAGGGCATCCTCAATTATTTTGCCCGGCAGTTGCTGGGGGAGAAGGTCAAGATAAGGTTCCGGCCCCATTTCTTCCCCTTCACCGAGCCCAGCGTGGAGTACGATTTCTCCTGCCTGTTCTGCGGAGGCCAGGGATGCCGGGTCTGCAAACAGTCCGGCTGGCTGGAGATCTCCGGGGCCGGGATGGTGGACCCCAACGTCTTCAAGAATGTGGGTTACGATCCGGAGGTTTACCAGGGATTCGCCTGGGGGCTGGGGCTGGAGCGGGTGGCCATGCTGCGGTACGGCATCAACGACATCCGGCTGTTCTACCAGGGGGACCTGAGGTTTCTGGAGCAATTTTAA
- a CDS encoding 50S ribosomal protein L20 — translation MSRVTTAVATRQRKKKIFKKAKGFWGGRKNLYRIAKEAVMRAGQFAYRDRHNKKREFRSLWIVRVNAACRMNGISYNAFINGLKKNNIAIDRKMLAELAVHDPLAFTRIVEAARKESAAKAVPVAKGTPEIGPA, via the coding sequence ATGTCCAGAGTTACTACCGCAGTCGCCACCCGGCAGAGAAAGAAAAAGATCTTCAAAAAAGCCAAAGGCTTTTGGGGTGGCCGAAAGAATTTGTACCGCATCGCCAAGGAAGCGGTGATGCGGGCCGGGCAGTTCGCCTATCGCGACCGCCACAACAAGAAACGTGAGTTCCGCAGCCTGTGGATCGTCCGGGTGAACGCCGCCTGCCGGATGAACGGCATTTCCTACAATGCCTTCATCAACGGGCTCAAGAAGAACAACATTGCCATCGATCGCAAGATGCTGGCCGAGCTGGCGGTGCACGACCCATTGGCCTTTACCAGGATCGTGGAAGCGGCCAGGAAGGAATCTGCCGCCAAGGCAGTCCCGGTTGCAAAAGGAACGCCGGAGATCGGCCCCGCCTGA
- a CDS encoding 50S ribosomal protein L35: protein MPKIKTNKAAAKRLKGTGTGKIKRSRACKSHKLTVKSRKRKRVLRQDTLVDSANLKRIKRLLPNL from the coding sequence ATGCCCAAGATCAAGACCAACAAGGCGGCCGCCAAGCGCCTGAAAGGCACCGGCACCGGGAAGATCAAGCGCTCCCGGGCCTGCAAGAGCCACAAGCTGACCGTCAAGAGCCGCAAGAGAAAACGTGTGCTGCGCCAGGACACCCTGGTGGACTCGGCCAATCTTAAACGCATCAAGAGGCTGTTACCCAACCTGTAA
- a CDS encoding translation initiation factor IF-3, with protein sequence MLKEHRINERIRIPEIRVIGAEGNQLGILESREALRMAEEQGLDLVEIAPDAKPPVCKIMDYGKFIYAEEKKLKESRKKQHQTKVKEIRLGPQMGAHDYQVKLNQAKEFLTKRDKVKVSMRFRGREMAHVDLGQKLIDRFIEDIAPLANVEHAPKMEGRTINLVVSPKQV encoded by the coding sequence ATTCTGAAAGAACACCGAATCAACGAAAGGATCAGAATCCCCGAGATCAGGGTGATCGGAGCGGAGGGCAACCAGTTGGGGATACTGGAATCCCGCGAAGCCTTAAGAATGGCCGAAGAGCAGGGGCTGGACCTGGTGGAGATAGCCCCCGATGCCAAACCCCCGGTGTGCAAGATAATGGACTACGGAAAGTTCATCTACGCCGAGGAGAAGAAACTTAAGGAATCGCGCAAGAAACAGCACCAGACCAAGGTCAAGGAGATCCGCCTGGGACCGCAGATGGGCGCTCACGATTACCAGGTGAAGCTGAACCAAGCCAAGGAATTCCTGACCAAAAGGGACAAGGTCAAGGTCTCAATGCGCTTCCGGGGGCGGGAGATGGCCCACGTGGACCTGGGCCAGAAGCTGATCGACCGCTTCATAGAGGACATCGCCCCGCTGGCCAATGTGGAACATGCGCCCAAGATGGAGGGCCGGACCATCAATCTGGTGGTGTCCCCCAAACAAGTTTAG
- a CDS encoding excinuclease ABC subunit A, giving the protein MRDKLIIKGAREHNLKDISLEIPRDKLVVITGLSGSGKSSLAFDTIYAEGQRRYVESLSAYARQFLGLMEKPDVDFIDGLSPAIAIEQRAASKNPRSTVGTVTEIHDYLRLLFARIGQPHCPHCGRPITSQTVQQITDDILTRPEGTRVQLLAPMVRGRKGEYKDIFDKMRREGFVRVRVDGKLHEIEAVPALDKNKKHQIEAVVDRLTIGPKSQKRLADSLEIALKLADGLVTVIFDDSQEQIYSEKLSCPDCKFSFAEMTPRMFSFNSPFGACPACSGLGTKMEIDPEALVPNPDLTINEGAVMAWGDPMGHWIGTQLEALSKTYKFSLDLPWKELPPKARQTVLYGTEKEIQVRYESENNQNIYQFSKRFEGAIPNLMRRYKETESDYIRYEIEKYMSILPCPACNGARLKPETLAVKVLELNINDISRMSVKQAKKFFGNGLDLSDKDRTISRQILKELNARLGFLVDVGLDYLTLDRSSESLAGGEAQRIHLATQIGASLTGVLYVLDEPSIGLHQRDNIRLLNTLTKLRDLGNTVLVVEHDKETMLAADHIVDLGPGAGTAGGEIVAQGTPARIMQTKSSLTGQYLAGKRHIPTPARRRKGNGLSLTVRHASENNLKDIDVEFPLARLICVTGVSGSGKSTLVNDILYRALAQKFTRSRTQPGRHRKIEGLHNLDKVINIDQSPIGRTPRSNPATYTGLFTYLRELFALTQESKLRGYKVGRFSFNVKGGRCEACEGDGIVKIEMHFLPDVYVPCEVCKGKRYNRETLEVAYKGKNISEVLEMTVDQALEFFEAIPKIHRKLRTLADVGLGYIHLGQSATTLSGGEAQRVKLAGELSKIATGKTLYILDEPTTGLHFEDVKMLLTVLQRLVDKGNTVIVIEHNLDVIKSADWIVDLGPEGGDQGGSIVVQGTPEKVAAHARSYTGQYLKKEM; this is encoded by the coding sequence ATGCGCGACAAACTGATAATAAAAGGCGCCCGCGAGCACAACTTAAAGGACATCAGCCTGGAGATACCCCGCGACAAGCTGGTGGTGATCACCGGCCTGTCCGGCTCCGGCAAATCCTCCCTGGCCTTCGACACCATCTACGCCGAGGGCCAGCGCCGCTATGTGGAATCCCTCTCGGCCTATGCCCGCCAGTTCCTGGGGCTGATGGAGAAACCCGACGTGGACTTTATAGACGGCCTTTCACCGGCCATCGCCATCGAACAACGCGCGGCCAGCAAAAACCCCCGTTCCACCGTGGGCACGGTCACCGAGATCCACGATTATCTGAGATTATTGTTCGCCCGGATCGGCCAGCCCCACTGCCCCCACTGCGGCCGCCCCATCACCTCCCAGACCGTCCAGCAGATCACCGATGATATACTGACCCGACCCGAAGGGACCAGGGTCCAATTGCTGGCCCCTATGGTACGGGGGCGCAAGGGGGAATACAAGGATATCTTCGACAAGATGCGCCGCGAGGGATTCGTTCGGGTCCGGGTGGACGGCAAACTGCATGAGATCGAAGCGGTCCCGGCCCTGGATAAGAATAAAAAGCACCAGATCGAAGCGGTGGTGGACCGGCTGACAATAGGGCCCAAGTCACAGAAGCGGCTGGCCGATTCCCTGGAGATCGCCCTGAAACTGGCCGACGGCCTGGTCACGGTTATTTTTGACGATTCCCAAGAGCAGATATACAGCGAAAAACTGTCCTGCCCCGACTGCAAATTCTCCTTCGCCGAGATGACCCCCCGAATGTTCTCCTTCAACAGCCCCTTCGGAGCCTGCCCGGCCTGCTCCGGGCTGGGCACCAAGATGGAGATCGACCCCGAAGCCCTGGTGCCCAATCCCGACCTGACCATCAACGAGGGGGCGGTGATGGCTTGGGGCGATCCCATGGGGCATTGGATAGGCACTCAGCTGGAGGCCCTATCCAAGACCTATAAATTCTCCCTGGACCTGCCGTGGAAGGAACTGCCGCCAAAGGCCCGCCAGACGGTGCTGTACGGGACCGAGAAGGAGATCCAGGTGCGCTACGAGTCGGAGAACAACCAGAACATCTACCAGTTCTCCAAGAGATTCGAGGGGGCCATCCCCAACCTGATGCGCCGTTACAAGGAGACCGAATCCGACTACATCCGCTACGAGATCGAGAAATACATGTCCATCCTGCCCTGTCCCGCCTGCAACGGCGCCCGGCTGAAGCCGGAGACCCTGGCGGTAAAGGTGCTGGAACTTAACATCAACGATATCTCCCGGATGTCGGTAAAGCAGGCCAAAAAATTCTTCGGCAACGGGCTGGATCTGTCGGACAAGGACCGGACCATCAGCCGCCAGATACTGAAGGAGCTGAATGCCCGCCTGGGCTTTCTGGTGGACGTGGGCCTGGACTACCTGACCCTGGACCGTTCCTCGGAATCGCTGGCCGGGGGCGAGGCCCAGCGGATACATTTGGCCACCCAGATCGGGGCCTCGCTGACCGGGGTGCTCTACGTGCTGGACGAGCCCTCCATCGGACTGCACCAGCGGGACAACATCCGCCTTTTAAATACCCTGACCAAACTGCGGGACCTGGGCAACACCGTCCTGGTGGTGGAGCACGACAAGGAGACCATGCTGGCGGCCGATCACATCGTGGACCTGGGTCCCGGGGCCGGGACCGCCGGGGGCGAGATCGTCGCCCAGGGCACACCGGCCAGGATCATGCAGACCAAATCATCGCTGACCGGGCAGTACCTGGCCGGAAAGCGGCATATCCCCACCCCGGCCAGACGGCGCAAGGGAAATGGCTTGAGCCTGACCGTGCGCCATGCCTCGGAGAATAATTTAAAGGATATTGACGTGGAGTTCCCCCTGGCCAGGCTGATCTGCGTCACCGGGGTCTCCGGCTCCGGAAAAAGCACCCTGGTCAATGATATCCTCTACCGGGCCCTGGCCCAAAAATTCACCCGCTCCCGCACCCAGCCGGGGAGACACCGCAAGATCGAGGGCCTGCATAACCTGGACAAGGTCATCAACATCGACCAGTCGCCCATCGGACGCACCCCCCGCTCCAACCCGGCCACCTACACCGGGCTGTTCACCTACCTGCGGGAGCTGTTCGCCCTGACCCAGGAATCCAAACTGCGGGGCTACAAGGTGGGCCGCTTCTCCTTCAACGTCAAGGGCGGACGCTGCGAGGCCTGCGAGGGCGACGGGATCGTCAAGATCGAGATGCACTTCCTGCCGGATGTCTACGTGCCCTGTGAGGTCTGCAAGGGCAAGCGCTACAACCGGGAGACCTTGGAGGTGGCCTACAAGGGCAAGAATATCTCGGAGGTGCTGGAGATGACGGTGGACCAGGCCCTGGAGTTCTTCGAGGCCATCCCCAAGATCCACCGCAAGCTGAGGACCCTGGCCGATGTCGGATTGGGTTACATCCATCTGGGACAATCGGCCACCACCCTGTCGGGTGGCGAGGCCCAACGGGTCAAGCTGGCCGGGGAGCTCTCCAAGATAGCCACCGGCAAGACCCTGTACATCCTGGACGAGCCGACCACGGGATTGCATTTCGAAGACGTCAAGATGCTGCTGACCGTGCTGCAGAGGCTGGTGGACAAGGGCAACACCGTGATCGTCATCGAGCACAATCTGGACGTCATCAAATCGGCCGACTGGATCGTCGACCTGGGGCCGGAGGGCGGCGACCAGGGCGGCTCCATCGTGGTCCAGGGCACCCCGGAGAAGGTGGCCGCCCATGCCAGGTCCTATACCGGACAGTACCTGAAGAAAGAAATGTGA
- a CDS encoding acyl-CoA dehydrogenase codes for MNYFFTDEQQMIKDLCHKIGVEKIKPVREHHDVSGEFPWDIVKVLADADICGVYIPEAYGGLGGGVMEMVVATEELSRYCGGISLAFAATGLGTFPIILFGTEEQKKKYLPDIAKGKKLAAFGLTEANAGSDAGGIQTTATKDGDHFVLNGTKQWITNGGEAEIYSVVAMTDRTKGSRGATAFILEKGTPGFSFGKKENKMGIRASITSELVFDNCRVHKDQILGKEGMGFLVAMGTLDRTRPGVAAQALGIAQGALDEAVKYSRERVQFGKPISAFQGVQFMLADMAMKLEAARALVYATARTIDSGEKKFAKESAMCKCFASDVAMEVTTNAVQVLGGYGYMKEYPVEKMMRDAKITQIYEGTNQIQRGVIASNLIKEAAGSRE; via the coding sequence ATGAATTATTTCTTCACTGATGAACAACAGATGATAAAAGACCTCTGCCACAAGATCGGGGTGGAGAAGATAAAGCCGGTGCGGGAACACCATGACGTCAGCGGAGAGTTCCCCTGGGATATAGTCAAAGTGCTGGCCGACGCCGATATCTGCGGGGTCTACATTCCCGAGGCCTACGGTGGCCTGGGCGGTGGAGTGATGGAGATGGTGGTGGCCACCGAGGAGCTGTCGCGCTACTGTGGCGGCATCTCCCTGGCCTTTGCCGCCACCGGACTGGGCACCTTCCCCATCATCCTGTTCGGTACCGAGGAGCAGAAGAAGAAATACCTGCCGGACATTGCCAAGGGCAAGAAGCTGGCGGCCTTCGGGCTGACCGAGGCCAACGCCGGATCGGATGCCGGAGGCATCCAGACCACCGCGACCAAGGACGGCGACCACTTCGTGCTGAACGGCACCAAGCAGTGGATCACCAACGGCGGCGAGGCCGAGATATATTCGGTGGTGGCCATGACCGACCGCACCAAGGGCAGCCGCGGGGCCACCGCCTTCATCCTGGAGAAGGGCACCCCCGGCTTCTCCTTCGGCAAGAAGGAGAACAAGATGGGCATCCGGGCCTCGATCACCAGCGAGCTGGTGTTCGACAACTGCCGGGTGCACAAGGACCAGATCCTGGGCAAGGAGGGCATGGGATTTCTGGTGGCCATGGGGACTTTGGACCGGACCCGGCCCGGGGTGGCCGCCCAGGCCCTGGGGATTGCCCAGGGGGCCCTGGACGAGGCGGTGAAGTATTCCCGGGAGCGGGTGCAGTTCGGCAAGCCGATCTCGGCCTTCCAGGGGGTGCAGTTCATGCTGGCCGACATGGCCATGAAGCTGGAGGCCGCCCGGGCCCTGGTCTACGCCACCGCCCGGACCATCGATTCCGGGGAGAAGAAGTTCGCCAAGGAGAGCGCCATGTGCAAGTGTTTCGCCTCCGACGTGGCCATGGAGGTGACCACCAATGCGGTCCAGGTGCTGGGTGGCTACGGCTACATGAAGGAATACCCGGTGGAGAAGATGATGCGCGACGCCAAGATCACCCAGATCTACGAGGGCACCAACCAGATCCAGCGGGGGGTCATCGCCAGCAACCTGATCAAGGAAGCGGCGGGAAGCAGGGAATAG
- a CDS encoding ribonuclease III yields the protein MLPGHRKEALNRIEARLGWKIRDQELFLQSLRHRSASSTHLESNERMELLGDAVLGLLVCEYLYHTRPRDDEGKLTEIKSLVVSKRILSQVARELGVGEMLELSREELASGGRSKDSILCDAFESLIAAYYLDSGLGAVRKFLEKGYFWRIEHLISSDSYRNYKGLLQEYLQSHNITQAVRYNLKAESGPKHNRMFEVELKIGRKRYGIAWGASKKEAEQSAAQQTIEKLKTENGGR from the coding sequence CTGCTTCCCGGCCACCGCAAGGAGGCGCTTAATAGGATAGAGGCCCGGCTGGGTTGGAAGATCAGGGACCAGGAGCTCTTCCTCCAGTCGCTGCGGCACCGGTCGGCGTCCTCCACCCATCTGGAATCCAACGAGCGGATGGAGCTGCTGGGGGATGCGGTGCTGGGGCTGCTGGTCTGCGAATATCTCTACCACACCCGGCCCCGGGACGACGAGGGCAAGCTGACCGAGATAAAATCGCTGGTGGTCAGCAAGCGGATCCTCTCCCAGGTGGCCCGGGAACTGGGGGTGGGCGAGATGCTGGAGCTCTCCCGCGAGGAGCTGGCCTCCGGCGGGCGGTCCAAGGACTCCATCCTTTGCGATGCATTTGAATCGCTGATCGCCGCCTATTACCTGGACTCCGGATTGGGGGCGGTGCGTAAATTCCTGGAGAAAGGGTATTTCTGGCGGATAGAACACCTGATATCCAGCGATTCCTACCGCAATTACAAGGGGCTGCTCCAGGAATATCTGCAGTCGCATAACATAACCCAGGCGGTGCGCTACAACCTTAAGGCCGAATCCGGCCCCAAGCACAACCGGATGTTCGAGGTGGAGCTCAAGATCGGCCGCAAGCGCTATGGAATAGCCTGGGGAGCCAGCAAGAAAGAGGCCGAGCAGTCGGCGGCCCAGCAGACCATCGAGAAACTTAAGACCGAGAACGGCGGGCGATAA
- a CDS encoding beta-ketoacyl-[acyl-carrier-protein] synthase II: MKRRVVITGMGVVSPIGNTVDEFWAGLKEGKSGVSKITRFDASRHTAQIAGEVKNFDPAAYMDRKELRRMDRYTHYAMAAAKMAVEDSGLKIEGEFAERVGVIIASGIGGTETWEAQHQKLLESGPDKVSPFFVPMMISDIAAGYVSIAHGAKGPNYATVSACASGGHAIGEALKSIQTGDSDAMICGGAEAPITPLALAGFCALRALSLRNDDPEHASRPFDKDRDGFIMGEGAGIVILEELEHAQARGAKIYAEVCGYGATGDAHHITAPAPGGEGAVRAMKMALKTADLKPEEVGYINAHGTSTDMNDKYETAAIKTVFGEHAKKLAVSSTKSMTGHLLGAAGGAELIATALCLMHQTIHPTINYTTPDPECDLDYVPNKSRPAEIKAALSNSFGFGGHNVCLAVTKFEQ, translated from the coding sequence ATGAAAAGAAGGGTAGTAATAACCGGAATGGGGGTGGTTTCTCCCATAGGAAACACAGTCGATGAATTCTGGGCCGGGCTGAAGGAGGGCAAAAGCGGGGTAAGCAAAATAACCCGTTTCGACGCCTCCCGGCATACCGCCCAGATAGCCGGGGAGGTCAAGAATTTCGATCCGGCGGCATACATGGACCGCAAGGAGCTCCGCCGGATGGACCGCTACACCCATTACGCCATGGCGGCCGCCAAGATGGCGGTGGAGGACTCCGGCCTGAAGATCGAGGGCGAGTTCGCCGAGCGGGTGGGGGTGATCATCGCCTCCGGCATCGGCGGCACCGAGACCTGGGAGGCCCAGCACCAGAAACTGCTGGAATCAGGCCCGGACAAGGTCTCCCCGTTCTTCGTGCCGATGATGATCTCCGACATCGCGGCCGGTTATGTGTCCATCGCCCATGGAGCCAAGGGGCCCAACTATGCCACGGTCTCGGCCTGCGCTTCGGGCGGCCATGCCATCGGCGAGGCACTGAAAAGCATTCAGACCGGCGACAGCGACGCCATGATCTGCGGGGGGGCCGAGGCCCCGATAACCCCGCTGGCATTGGCCGGATTCTGCGCCTTAAGGGCCCTGTCCCTCCGCAATGATGACCCGGAACATGCCTCCCGTCCCTTTGACAAGGACCGCGACGGATTCATCATGGGCGAGGGCGCCGGAATAGTCATCCTGGAAGAGTTAGAACATGCCCAGGCCCGCGGCGCCAAGATCTATGCCGAGGTTTGCGGCTATGGTGCCACCGGCGACGCCCATCATATCACCGCTCCGGCTCCAGGCGGCGAAGGTGCAGTTAGAGCCATGAAAATGGCTCTGAAGACAGCGGATTTGAAACCGGAAGAGGTCGGCTATATCAACGCGCATGGCACTTCTACTGACATGAATGATAAATATGAAACCGCGGCCATCAAGACGGTGTTCGGAGAGCATGCCAAAAAGCTGGCGGTCTCATCCACCAAATCGATGACCGGCCACCTGCTGGGAGCGGCCGGCGGCGCGGAGCTGATCGCCACGGCATTGTGCCTAATGCACCAAACCATTCATCCCACCATCAATTATACCACCCCGGATCCGGAATGCGACCTGGATTATGTGCCCAATAAGTCCCGGCCGGCCGAGATCAAGGCGGCCCTGTCCAACTCTTTCGGTTTCGGCGGGCACAATGTATGCCTGGCGGTAACAAAATTCGAGCAGTAA
- a CDS encoding acyl carrier protein, producing MAVIDDVKKIVIDRLGVEASQVTMEASFIEDLGADSLDTVELVMALEEKFGMEIPDDEAEKLTTVGGAVGYIEKKMAEK from the coding sequence ATGGCAGTAATCGACGATGTCAAAAAGATCGTTATCGATCGTTTGGGAGTTGAGGCTTCGCAGGTGACCATGGAGGCTTCTTTCATCGAGGATCTGGGTGCCGATTCACTGGACACAGTGGAGCTGGTGATGGCCCTGGAGGAGAAGTTCGGGATGGAGATCCCGGATGACGAGGCCGAGAAGCTGACCACAGTAGGCGGCGCGGTCGGGTATATCGAAAAGAAGATGGCCGAGAAATAG